A genomic segment from Glycine max cultivar Williams 82 chromosome 1, Glycine_max_v4.0, whole genome shotgun sequence encodes:
- the LOC100797535 gene encoding protein RDM16 isoform X1, whose translation MDDRVKSEKRSRDRHLERDDKYHRDSDDHRRHRSDRNHKRDHKSRDRDRTYDREGSRDRDYEREGSKDRLKVNRDEGREDLVEPRLSSHSHKRKEREHSEDRDYEDKKIRVSEERKEGRRERRKFGDKVKKEEEEEDGNDNIRGIHEAKVKEEVADGAHGSASSNDTAFIQNGALGSPAVAPMSVPETSLAPPSCFPIKVSSNSTTNENKGVSIIRSHEVTGKSSTDGSSSAAGKTGSLSIDALAKAKKALQMQKELSEKLKKIPQLNKSSSQNSQGSSNLGSMNESAVPSSAAGVALKSSTSASLGHVANMSMFPSTAFAASANTPVIGTSAVGIPNATLPNLEAVRRAQELAARMGFRQDPQFAPLINMFPGQMVTDVALLQKPTKAPVLRLDAQGREIDEQGNVINVTKPINLSTLKVNINKQKKEAFEILQPVLDVDPESNPHFDASMGINKTKLLRPKRMNFQFVEEGKWSKDAETIKLKSKFGEAQAKEHKAKQAQLAKAKAAPDINPNLIEITERVVIKEKPKDQIPEIEWWDVPLLHSGNYGDVDNGIIGEDKLKIEKINFYVEHPRPIEPPAEPAPPPPQPLKLTKQEQKKLRTQRRIAKEKERQEMIRQGVIEPPKPKVKISNLMKVLGSEATQDPTRLEKEIRTAAAEREQAHIDRNIARKLTPAELREKKERKLFDDPNTLETLVSLYRINDLSHPKARFRVDVNAQENRLTGCAVICDGISVVVVEGGSKSIKRYGKLMLRRINWSEVSKEKEENEDSDDDKPANKCVLVWQGSVAKPSFYRFSVHDCITEAAARKVFVDAGVPHYWDQAVNYKEDEAV comes from the exons ATGGACGACAGAGTCAAATCTGAAAAGAGAAGCAGAGATCGACACTTGGAACGTGACGACAAATACCATCGCGATTCTGATGATCACCGCCGTCATCGATCAGACAGGAATCACAAGCGTGACCACAAATCAAGGGATAGGGATAGGACTTATGACAGAGAAGGAAGCAGGGATAGGGATTACGAAAGAGAGGGTAGCAAAGATAGGTTGAAGGTGAACCGtgatgaggggagggaagaTTTGGTGGAGCCACGACTCTCCTCACATTCTCATAAGCGGAAAGAGAGGGAGCACAGTGAGGACAGGGACTATGAGGATAAGAAAATTAGGGTTTCTGAGGAGAGGAAGGAAGGGAGGAGGGAACGGAGGAAATTTGGGGATAAAGTCaagaaggaggaagaagaagaagatggtaATGATAATATTAGAGGCATTCATGAGGCCAAGGTCAAGGAGGAAGTCGCTGATGGTGCCCATGGCTCAGCTTCTTCCAATGACACTGCGTTTATCCAAAAT GGTGCCTTGGGATCACCTGCTGTGGCGCCCATGAGTGTGCCTGAGACATCTTTGGCTCCTCCTTCTTGCTTTCCTATCAAGGTATCTTCGAATTCTACCACAAATGAAAATAAGGGCGTTAGTATTATCAGGTCTCATGAGGTTACTGGAAAATCTAGTACAGATGGGTCATCTTCAGCTGCTGGAAAAACTGGGAGCCTCTCTATTGATGCCCTAGCTAAGGCTAAGAAAGCTTTACAAATGCAGAAAGAGTTGTCAGAAAAGCTAAAGAAAATTCCTCAG TTGAATAAGAGTTCTAGCCAAAATTCACAAGGAAGCTCGAACTTGGGTTCAATGAATGAATCTGCAGTACCCTCTTCTGCTGCTGGAGTGGCATTAAAAAGTTCCACCTCAGCTTCTTTGGGCCATGTTGCAAATATGTCAATGTTCCCCTCAACTGCTTTTGCTGCTTCTGCTAATACTCCAGTAATTGGCACTAGTGCTGTTGGTATTCCAAATGCAACTCTGCCCAACTTGGAAGCTGTCAGGCGTGCTCAGGAGCTTGCTGCCAGGATGGGATTTCGTCAAGATCCACAATTTGCTCCTCTGATAAATATGTTTCCTGGTCAGATGGTAACAGATGTTGCTCTCCTGCAGAAACCCACAAAGGCCCCTGTTCTTCGTCTTGATGCTCAGGGACGGGAAATAGATGAGCAGGGAAATGTTATTAATGTGACTAAGCCCATCAACCTTAGCACATTAAAG GTCAACATtaacaaacaaaagaaagaagcatTTGAAATACTACAGCCTGTATTGGATGTCGATCCTGAATCTAATCCTCATTTTGATGCAAGCATGGGTATCAACAAAACAAAGCTCCTGCGGCCCAAGAGGATGAATTTCCAATTTGTGGAGGAAGGAAAATGGTCAAAAGATGCTGAAACAATAAAATTGAAG AGTAAATTTGGAGAAGCTCAAGCAAAAGAGCACAAGGCCAAACAAGCACAGTTGGCAAAGGCAAAGGCTGCTCCTGATATAAATCCTAACTTAATAGAAATAACAGAGAGAGTTGTAATTAAAGAAAAGCCCAAGGACCAAATTCCAGAGATTGAGTGGTG GGATGTGCCTCTTCTGCATTCTGGAAATTATGGTGATGTTGATAATGGAATCATAGGCGAAGATaaactgaaaatagaaaaaatcaatttttatgtgGAGCATCCTCGTCCAATTGAGCCACCTGCTGAGCCTGCTCCCCCACCTCCTCAACCACTCAAGCTAACTAAGCAAGAGCAGAAGAAACTCCGGACGCAAAGACGTATAGCTAAGGAGAAAGAGCGACAGGAGATGATAAGACAGGGTGTCATAGAACCACCAAAACCAAAGGTCAAGATTAGCAATTTAATGAAAGTACTTGGCTCTGAAGCAACTCAAGATCCTACTCGGCTCGAAAAAGAAATACGTACCGCAGCTGCAGAGCGTGAGCAGGCTCACATAGATAGGAACATTGCACGCAAGCTTACTCCTGCCGAGCTGCGGGAGAAGAAGGAGAGGAAGCTGTTTGATGACCCAAATACACTGGAGACACTTGTCTCTCTTTACAGGATAAATGACCTCTCACATCCGAAGGCCCGATTCAGAGTTGATGTTAATGCTCAAGAGAACCGTTTGACTGGATGTGCTGTGATTTGTGATGGTattagtgttgttgttgttgaaggtGGAAGCAAGTCAATTAAGAGGTATGGGAAACTTATGCTTAGACGTATTAATTGGAGTGAAGtttcaaaagagaaagaagaaaatgaagattcagatgatgacAAGCCTGCCAATAAGTGTGTTCTGGTGTGGCAAGGAAGTGTTGCCAAACCCAGCTTCTATAGGTTCAGTGTCCATGATTGCATCACCGAAGCAGCTGCCCGAAAAGTTTTTGTGGATGCTGGTGTTCCTCATTATTGGGACCAAGCCGTGAACTACAAAGAAGATGAAGCTGTTTAA
- the LOC100797535 gene encoding protein RDM16 isoform X2, whose product MQKELSEKLKKIPQLNKSSSQNSQGSSNLGSMNESAVPSSAAGVALKSSTSASLGHVANMSMFPSTAFAASANTPVIGTSAVGIPNATLPNLEAVRRAQELAARMGFRQDPQFAPLINMFPGQMVTDVALLQKPTKAPVLRLDAQGREIDEQGNVINVTKPINLSTLKVNINKQKKEAFEILQPVLDVDPESNPHFDASMGINKTKLLRPKRMNFQFVEEGKWSKDAETIKLKSKFGEAQAKEHKAKQAQLAKAKAAPDINPNLIEITERVVIKEKPKDQIPEIEWWDVPLLHSGNYGDVDNGIIGEDKLKIEKINFYVEHPRPIEPPAEPAPPPPQPLKLTKQEQKKLRTQRRIAKEKERQEMIRQGVIEPPKPKVKISNLMKVLGSEATQDPTRLEKEIRTAAAEREQAHIDRNIARKLTPAELREKKERKLFDDPNTLETLVSLYRINDLSHPKARFRVDVNAQENRLTGCAVICDGISVVVVEGGSKSIKRYGKLMLRRINWSEVSKEKEENEDSDDDKPANKCVLVWQGSVAKPSFYRFSVHDCITEAAARKVFVDAGVPHYWDQAVNYKEDEAV is encoded by the exons ATGCAGAAAGAGTTGTCAGAAAAGCTAAAGAAAATTCCTCAG TTGAATAAGAGTTCTAGCCAAAATTCACAAGGAAGCTCGAACTTGGGTTCAATGAATGAATCTGCAGTACCCTCTTCTGCTGCTGGAGTGGCATTAAAAAGTTCCACCTCAGCTTCTTTGGGCCATGTTGCAAATATGTCAATGTTCCCCTCAACTGCTTTTGCTGCTTCTGCTAATACTCCAGTAATTGGCACTAGTGCTGTTGGTATTCCAAATGCAACTCTGCCCAACTTGGAAGCTGTCAGGCGTGCTCAGGAGCTTGCTGCCAGGATGGGATTTCGTCAAGATCCACAATTTGCTCCTCTGATAAATATGTTTCCTGGTCAGATGGTAACAGATGTTGCTCTCCTGCAGAAACCCACAAAGGCCCCTGTTCTTCGTCTTGATGCTCAGGGACGGGAAATAGATGAGCAGGGAAATGTTATTAATGTGACTAAGCCCATCAACCTTAGCACATTAAAG GTCAACATtaacaaacaaaagaaagaagcatTTGAAATACTACAGCCTGTATTGGATGTCGATCCTGAATCTAATCCTCATTTTGATGCAAGCATGGGTATCAACAAAACAAAGCTCCTGCGGCCCAAGAGGATGAATTTCCAATTTGTGGAGGAAGGAAAATGGTCAAAAGATGCTGAAACAATAAAATTGAAG AGTAAATTTGGAGAAGCTCAAGCAAAAGAGCACAAGGCCAAACAAGCACAGTTGGCAAAGGCAAAGGCTGCTCCTGATATAAATCCTAACTTAATAGAAATAACAGAGAGAGTTGTAATTAAAGAAAAGCCCAAGGACCAAATTCCAGAGATTGAGTGGTG GGATGTGCCTCTTCTGCATTCTGGAAATTATGGTGATGTTGATAATGGAATCATAGGCGAAGATaaactgaaaatagaaaaaatcaatttttatgtgGAGCATCCTCGTCCAATTGAGCCACCTGCTGAGCCTGCTCCCCCACCTCCTCAACCACTCAAGCTAACTAAGCAAGAGCAGAAGAAACTCCGGACGCAAAGACGTATAGCTAAGGAGAAAGAGCGACAGGAGATGATAAGACAGGGTGTCATAGAACCACCAAAACCAAAGGTCAAGATTAGCAATTTAATGAAAGTACTTGGCTCTGAAGCAACTCAAGATCCTACTCGGCTCGAAAAAGAAATACGTACCGCAGCTGCAGAGCGTGAGCAGGCTCACATAGATAGGAACATTGCACGCAAGCTTACTCCTGCCGAGCTGCGGGAGAAGAAGGAGAGGAAGCTGTTTGATGACCCAAATACACTGGAGACACTTGTCTCTCTTTACAGGATAAATGACCTCTCACATCCGAAGGCCCGATTCAGAGTTGATGTTAATGCTCAAGAGAACCGTTTGACTGGATGTGCTGTGATTTGTGATGGTattagtgttgttgttgttgaaggtGGAAGCAAGTCAATTAAGAGGTATGGGAAACTTATGCTTAGACGTATTAATTGGAGTGAAGtttcaaaagagaaagaagaaaatgaagattcagatgatgacAAGCCTGCCAATAAGTGTGTTCTGGTGTGGCAAGGAAGTGTTGCCAAACCCAGCTTCTATAGGTTCAGTGTCCATGATTGCATCACCGAAGCAGCTGCCCGAAAAGTTTTTGTGGATGCTGGTGTTCCTCATTATTGGGACCAAGCCGTGAACTACAAAGAAGATGAAGCTGTTTAA
- the LOC100785369 gene encoding uncharacterized protein — protein sequence MSAVVAGSSSSFSATFTPIRSPSLKNSQLSHSKALTSPQCQKTSLQGLSLHEAKRGVSESFLVENNNGSSIAGRRLEITARTAGASKTIEVEVDKPLGLTLGQKSGGGVVITAVDGGGNAARAGLKAGDQVLYTSSFFGDELWPADKLGFTKTAIQAKPDSVYFVVSRGAEVDVKKLTKRPAPPRFGRKLTETQKARATHICLDCGYIYTLQKPFDEQPDTYGCPQCQAPKKRFARYDVNTGKAIGGGLPPIGVIIGLLAGVGAVGALLVYGLQ from the exons ATGTCAGCGGTGGTTGCTGGTTCCTCCTCTTCATTCTCTGCCACCTTCACCCCCATAAGGAGCCCCTCCTTAAAAAACTCTCAACTCTCTCATTCCAAGGCACTCACTTCACCTCAATGCCAG AAAACATCTTTACAAGGGCTCTCACTTCATGAAGCCAAAAGGGGTGTTTCAGAATCCTTCCTAGTTGAGAACAACAATGGTTCCTCCATTGCTGGAAGGAGACTTGAGATCACAGCACGAACTGCTGGGGCTTCAAAGACAATTGAGGTGGAGGTTGACAAGCCACTTGGCCTCACCTTAGGCCAAaagtctggtggtggtgttgtcATCACT GCTGTTGATGGTGGTGGGAATGCAGCAAGAGCAGGGTTAAAGGCAGGGGACCAAGTCCTTTACACTAGCAGTTTCTTTGGGGATGAATTGTGGCCTGCGGATAAGCTTGGATTTACTAAAACCGCCATCCAAGCAAAGCCGGACTCTGTCTACTTTGTTGTCAGCAG GGGTGCTGAAGTAGACGTTAAAAAGCTCACAAAGCGACCTGCTCCTCCTCGATTTGGAAGAAAACTGACCGAGACTCAAAAG GCGAGAGCTACTCACATCTGCCTTGATTGTGGATACATATACACCTTACAGAAACCTTTTGATGAGCAG CCGGACACATACGGGTGTCCTCAATGTCAAGCACCAAAGAAGAGGTTTGCTCGTTATGATGTTAACACTGGAAAAGCTATTGGTGGGGGCTTGCCTCCAATTGGAGTTATTATTGGACTCCTGGCTGGTGTAGGGGCAGTTGGAGCTTTGCTTGTTTATGGTCTTCAGTAA